A genome region from Nicotiana tabacum cultivar K326 chromosome 13, ASM71507v2, whole genome shotgun sequence includes the following:
- the LOC107826316 gene encoding phosphatidylinositol 4-kinase beta 1-like: MVRLLGLTRGEPAESPREVTRTIPTSEDIGESGWLIRFFDSAFFCEWIAVSYLYKHDHPGVRDYLCNRMYTLPLSGIESYLFQICYMMVHKPSPSLDKFVIDVCSKSLHIALKVHWFLMAELEDTDDNEGISRLQEKCQIAATLMGEWPPLIKPQNSSSTSMGKNQVLNKLLSSKQKLLSLTSSPPAAQRSLSFSPSSGSSLPQDDGIGSKISSPEENKIFKKLMPGPKVRDALLFRKSVEKDDEEPEKDSFLKRLLRDSRDEDVRKLSDKDDAEPERDGFFKRFLRESRDDDSRKSVDKDEEESEKDGFFRRLLSNSKDDDARKSVDKDAEESEKDGFFRRLLSSSRDDEEDVHSSTDGFFKRIFRDNKNDLEDKAGPKPVEDDEKDGFFRKFLKDKEKKDVRDKNEIAEKSTRNSEDDEKEGFFKKFFKEKFEDKKDGNDRTDEDIRRHANGEDEESSDFSLFRRLFRVHPEDPKSSTANESCNGGNFLESSPGTENFFRKLFKDRDRSVEDSELFGSKKNKEKRPGSPKQHERLNAKPPLPDNGVSQFRKGAYHQSLDFVQSLCDTSYGLVDVFPVEDRKSALCESLAEINAHLADAQNSGGVCFPMGKGMYRVLHIPEDEAVLLNSREKAPYLICVEVLKCESPNTKDTSNPQKLSKGGIPLANGDVLLPKPPPWAYPLWTGQDMYHNGFDRMSMSASQAIDQAMTQLWDAKVKFVRVNFSVEKQSESATDHCSLGSASESCSQCREVPSLPLKSDAFDSEWVRVILTVDPGVRMEDIVDQDPPRKKEHRRVPSTVAIEEVKLAALKGEAPPGLPLKGAGQDSSDAQPKVTNGGLPKVSDALSGELWEVKKERIRKCSVYGKVPGWDLTSFIVKSGDDCRQEHLAVQLISHFYDIFQEAGLPLWLRPYEVLVTSSYTALIETIPDTASIHSIKSRFPDITSLHDFYVAKYQENSPTFKLAQRNFVESMAGYSLVCYLLQIKDRHNGNLLLDEEGHIIHIDFGFMLSNSPGGVNFESAPFKLTRELLEIMDSDAEGVPSEFFDYFKVLCIQGFLTCRKHAERIILLVEMLQDSGYPCFKGGPRTIQNLRKRFHLSLTEEQCVSLVLSLISSSLDAWRTRQYDYYQRVLNGIL, from the exons ATGGTGAGGTTATTGGGATTGACGCGAGGAGAGCCGGCCGAGTCACCTCGGGAGGTAACTCGGACAATCCCAACGAGTGAGGATATTGGAGAGAGTGGTTGGCTTATTCGATTCTTCGATTCTGCATTTTTCTGTGAGTGGATCGCTGTTAGCTACCTTTACAAGCATGATCATCCTGGTGTTAGGGACTACTTGTGTAATAGGATGTATACACTGCCGCTTTCTGGCATTGAGAGTTACTTGTTTCAGATATGTTATATGATGGTTCACAAGCCGAGCCCCTCCTTGGATAAGTTTGTGATCGATGTGTGTTCTAAGTCGTTGCATATTGCGCTAAAAGTGCATTGGTTTTTGATGGCGGAGTTGGAGGATACGGATGATAATGAGGGGATAAGTAGGCTTCAGGAGAAATGTCAGATTGCTGCTACTTTGATGGGCGAGTGGCCCCCCTTGATAAAACCCCAAAACAGTTCATCTACTTCCATGGGCAAGAATCAGGTACTTAATAAGTTATTATCTTCGAAACAGAAGCTATTATCCTTGACATCTTCGCCACCAGCTGCACAGCGGTCACTGTCATTTTCACCCTCTTCGGGGAGTTCATTGCCACAGGATGATGGTATTGGGAGTAAAATATCGTCGCCGGAGGAGAATAAGATTTTTAAGAAGTTGATGCCGGGTCCAAAAGTAAGAGATGCATTGCTCTTCAGGAAATCCGTGGAGAAGGATGATGAAGAACCAGAAAAAGATAGTTTTTTGAAGAGACTTTTGAGGGATAGTAGGGATGAAGATGTGAGGAAATTATCGGATAAGGATGATGCGGAACCGGAGAGGGATGGCTTTTTTAAAAGGTTCTTAAGAGAGAGTCGAGACGATGACAGTAGGAAATCTGTGGACAAAGACGAAGAGGAGTCAGAAAAAGATGGATTTTTCCGCAGACTTCTGAGTAATAGTAAAGATGATGATGCTAGGAAATCCGTGGATAAGGATGCAGAGGAATCAGAGAAGGAtggcttcttcaggaggcttttGAGTAGCAGCAGGGATGATGAGGAGGATGTGCACTCAAGTACAGATGGATTTTTCAAACGTATATTTCGTGATAATAAAAATGATTTGGAGGATAAAGCAGGTCCCAAGCCTGTTGAAGATGATGAAAAAGATGGGTTCTTCCGGAAGTTTTTGAAGGACAAAGAGAAGAAGGATGTaagagataaaaatgaaatagcTGAAAAGTCAACAAGGAATTCTGAAGATGATGAAAAGGAAGGGTTCTTCAAAaagttttttaaagaaaaattcgaGGATAAGAAAGATGGGAATGACAGGACTGatgaggatattaggaggcatgCAAATGGTGAGGACGAAGAGTCGTCAGATTTTTCATTGTTTCGTCGACTCTTTCGAGTGCATCCAGAGGATCCAAAATCGTCAACAGCGAATGAGAGCTGTAATGGTGGCAATTTTCTTGAGAGCAGTCCTGGTACTGAGAACTTCTTCCGCAAGCTGTTTAAGGACCGTGATCGTTCAGTTGAAGATTCAGAGCTTTTTGGTTCAAAGAAGAACAAAGAG AAACGTCCTGGCTCCCCAAAGCAGCACGAGAGGCTAAATGCAAAACCTCCACTTCCAGATAATGGGGTATCACAATTTCGGAAAGGGGCATACCACCAGTCACTTGATTTTGTGCAGTCACTGTGCGATACTTCCTATGGATTAGTAGATGTGTTCCCAGTTGAGGATCGCAAAAGTGCTCTTTGTGAG TCGCTAGCGGAGATCAATGCACATCTAGCTGACGCTCAAAACAGTGGAG GAGTGTGCTTTCCAATGGGAAAGGGAATGTATCGTGTTCTTCACATACCTGAAGATGAAGCTGTTCTCTTGAATTCAAGAGAAAAGGCTCCTTATTTGATATGTGTTGAAGTTTTAAAATGTGAAAGCCCCAA TACAAAAGACACATCCAATCCTCAAAAGCTCTCAAAGGGAGGGATCCCTCTGGCAAATGGAGATGTTTTATTGCCAAAACCTCCTCCTTGGGCTTACCCTCTGTGGACAGGACAAGATATGTACCACAATGGTTTTGACAGGATGTCAATGTCTGCATCTCAGGCCATAGACCAGGCAATGACTCAATTATGGGATGCCAAAGTGAAATTTGTGCGAGTGAATTTTTCGGTGGAGAAGCAATCAGAGTCTGCAACAGATCATTGCAGCCTTGGTTCTGCTTCAGAAAGTTGTAGTCAATGTAGAGAGGTCCCATCACTTCCATTGAAGTCAGATGCTTTTGATTCAGAATGGGTACGGGTTATCTTGACTGTAGATCCTGGTGTTAGGATGGAGGATATCGTGGACCAAGATCCACCAAGAAAGAAAGAGCATCGAAGGGTTCCCAGTACAGTAGCTATCGAGGAAGTCAAG TTAGCTGCATTAAAAGGAGAAGCACCTCCTGGACTCCCTTTGAAAGGGGCTGGTCAGGATTCATCTGATGCGCAACCAAAG GTCACAAATGGTGGTCTTCCCAAGGTTAGTGATGCACTTTCTGGAGAACTCTGGGAAGTCAAGAAGGAAAGAATACGCAAATGCTCCGTTTATGGGAAAGTACCTGGCTGGGACTTGACATCT TTCATTGTCAAGAGTGGTGATGACTGCAGACAGGAGCATCTTGCTGTACAACTTATCTCCCACTTCTACG ATATCTTCCAGGAAGCTGGTCTGCCGCTTTGGTTGCGTCCTTATGAAGTCTTAGTTACATCCTCTTACACTGCACTAATTGAAACAATTCCAGATACG GCCTCAATTCATTCTATTAAAAGTAGATTTCCTGACATCACAAGTCTACATGACTTTTATGTTGCCAAGTATCAGGAGAATTCTCCAACTTTTAAGCTCGCCCAG AGAAATTTTGTCGAAAGCATGGCTGGATATTCTCTGGTTTGCTACCTTTTGCAG ATAAAGGATCGACACAACGGAAATCTTCTAttggatgaagaaggacatatcATACACATCGACTTTGGTTTCATGCTATCTAATTCACCTGGTGGTGTAAATTTCGAAAGTGCACCATTTAAATTAACCCGCGAACTCCTTGAG ATCATGGATTCTGATGCTGAAGGAGTTCCAAGCGAGTTCTTTGATTATTTCAAA GTTCTATGCATCCAAGGGTTTCTCACATGTCGGAAGCATGCAGAGCGTATAATTCTTCTTGTTGAGATGCTACAG GATTCTGGTTATCCTTGTTTCAAGGGTGGTCCCCGAACAATTCAGAACCTAAGAAAGAGATTTCATCTTAGTTTAACAGAAGAG CAATGTGTTTCCTTGGTACTTTCTTTGATTAGCAGTAGCTTGGATGCATGGCGTACTCGCCAATATGATTATTATCAGAGGGTCTTAAATGGGATATTATGA